A genomic window from Sulfurospirillum diekertiae includes:
- a CDS encoding efflux transporter outer membrane subunit — protein sequence MRYSLLSILLITNTLFIGCAQQNTPSVPTDVAIPQAYHEEGNWKKATPNDNAVRGAWWEMYHDAELSTLMEELSHFNPSISKYQALYKQALAVMESSQASLFPTLSVGANVTRSQTSAGSNSTNKQRRSTDYKLPLQASWTPDIWGDTHRLVDAYSLSAEASLNDLEAAKLSAQTLLAQNYFQLRNVDAQEAFLQQTLEAYERSLQITQNQYHAGIVTKKDVITAQAQIKSVEAQTIDLHAQRQQLEHAIAALIGKTPSEFSIHANPKLPIVLPDIPYSLPSELLERRPDIAAAERRMKQANLQVGIAQDAWFPTFNLTASSGYESNVLSSLISKPNLIWAIGGALSQTVFDGGAREATLKQMQGAYEANIATYRQSILTAFQQVEDALATLETLSREVKVQHEAVDLAQQAFDFNMYQYRQGIVNYTSVVVAQTSLLSNQITVLNLQNRQLLATISLISALGGNFQ from the coding sequence ATGCGATACTCACTTTTATCCATACTGCTTATCACCAATACACTCTTTATAGGGTGTGCTCAGCAAAATACACCTTCTGTACCAACAGATGTTGCTATTCCACAAGCTTACCATGAAGAGGGAAATTGGAAAAAAGCAACGCCGAATGACAATGCGGTTCGAGGAGCGTGGTGGGAGATGTATCACGATGCAGAATTGAGTACTTTAATGGAAGAGTTATCGCACTTCAATCCATCCATTAGCAAGTACCAAGCCTTATACAAACAAGCTTTAGCGGTTATGGAGTCTTCACAAGCATCCCTATTCCCAACCTTGAGTGTTGGAGCAAACGTCACAAGATCTCAAACCTCTGCGGGGAGTAATTCAACGAACAAACAAAGACGCTCAACCGATTATAAACTCCCACTTCAAGCATCATGGACACCTGATATTTGGGGAGATACGCATCGTTTAGTGGATGCCTATTCCCTCAGTGCGGAAGCGAGTTTGAACGATTTGGAAGCCGCAAAGCTTTCAGCACAAACACTTTTGGCACAAAATTATTTCCAGTTGCGAAACGTGGATGCACAAGAGGCATTTTTACAACAAACACTTGAAGCCTACGAGCGATCCCTTCAGATTACCCAAAATCAATACCATGCAGGCATCGTAACCAAAAAAGATGTCATCACAGCGCAAGCCCAGATAAAAAGTGTTGAAGCGCAAACAATTGATCTGCATGCGCAGAGGCAACAGTTAGAACATGCCATTGCCGCATTAATCGGCAAAACGCCTTCAGAATTTTCAATACACGCTAATCCAAAGCTGCCTATTGTTCTGCCCGATATTCCTTATTCTTTACCTTCGGAACTTTTGGAGCGACGACCCGATATCGCGGCTGCGGAACGTAGGATGAAACAAGCCAATCTTCAAGTCGGTATTGCGCAAGATGCATGGTTTCCAACTTTTAATCTGACCGCTTCAAGTGGTTATGAAAGTAACGTACTTTCTTCGTTGATTTCCAAACCAAACCTTATCTGGGCAATCGGTGGAGCACTGTCTCAAACTGTTTTTGATGGAGGTGCGCGTGAGGCAACTTTGAAGCAAATGCAAGGTGCTTATGAAGCCAATATTGCGACGTATCGACAAAGTATCTTAACCGCTTTTCAACAGGTTGAAGATGCCCTTGCTACCCTTGAAACACTTTCAAGAGAAGTAAAAGTACAACACGAAGCCGTTGACTTGGCGCAGCAAGCATTTGATTTCAATATGTATCAGTATCGACAAGGTATTGTGAACTATACGAGTGTTGTTGTAGCGCAAACATCGCTTTTAAGCAATCAAATCACCGTTCTTAACCTTCAAAATAGACAACTTCTGGCGACCATCTCATTGATCTCTGCCTTAGGAGGTAATTTTCAATAA
- a CDS encoding GtrA family protein, with protein MNWNQLKRFVMSGGGATLLHLSSMTLLVWLGANAIFATAFGMVLGAVVNYIFQYYYTFDSNTQHHTSIFKYCMSVALSFASNMLLFTLFYTLLHFNAFVSQFLTSALVAIQNYCIYKKFVFLRNVQ; from the coding sequence GTGAATTGGAATCAACTAAAACGTTTTGTTATGAGTGGTGGTGGAGCGACACTCCTTCATCTTTCCAGCATGACTTTGTTAGTCTGGTTAGGTGCCAATGCCATTTTTGCAACTGCTTTTGGAATGGTATTAGGGGCTGTGGTTAACTACATTTTCCAATACTATTATACGTTTGATTCCAATACGCAACACCACACATCGATTTTCAAATACTGCATGAGCGTCGCCCTATCGTTTGCAAGCAATATGCTTCTTTTTACACTCTTCTATACGCTCTTGCATTTCAATGCGTTTGTATCGCAGTTCCTGACATCCGCACTCGTGGCAATACAAAATTATTGCATTTATAAAAAATTTGTTTTTCTAAGGAATGTACAATGA
- a CDS encoding glycosyltransferase family 2 protein, which yields MNLPLVSIVISLYNEEGNLVKLFEELFKVEIALQEVATFEYMCVNDGSTDATLQTLETLTKTYPNIQIYNLYRNFGHEVAMSAGMDNARGDCVIFMDGDLQHPPYLVEEMVHSWLNGHQVILTKKISNDAEKSYMYTYLSKIFYWILDKLSDIKVPKNYPDFRLLSRKHIDTLKTMNENDRMFRGLLNYIGYANCKVLEFEVPKRFSGHTKYNFKKSFGLAIDSIMQFSIKPLRFAIYIGVLTAFISTMLGAYTFFDYMLFDVKRTGYATTLIVTIFMNSIQLVVLGIIGEYIGKIHLEVKKRPLYFGELVEHHH from the coding sequence ATGAACCTTCCTTTAGTCAGCATTGTGATTTCTTTATACAATGAAGAGGGTAATCTTGTGAAATTATTTGAAGAACTTTTCAAAGTAGAAATCGCTCTTCAAGAAGTGGCTACTTTTGAATACATGTGTGTCAACGATGGCAGTACCGATGCAACACTTCAAACGCTTGAAACACTAACCAAAACCTATCCCAATATCCAAATTTATAACTTGTATCGAAACTTTGGACATGAAGTTGCAATGAGCGCTGGTATGGATAATGCGCGAGGAGATTGTGTTATTTTTATGGATGGTGATTTACAACATCCTCCTTATTTAGTGGAGGAGATGGTACATTCGTGGCTCAATGGTCATCAAGTCATCTTAACCAAGAAAATAAGCAATGATGCCGAAAAATCTTACATGTATACCTATTTATCAAAAATATTTTATTGGATACTTGACAAGCTTTCTGATATTAAAGTCCCAAAAAATTATCCAGATTTTAGACTACTCAGTCGTAAACATATTGATACGCTCAAAACCATGAATGAAAACGATAGGATGTTTAGAGGGTTACTCAATTATATTGGGTATGCAAACTGTAAAGTTCTCGAATTTGAGGTTCCTAAACGTTTTTCAGGACACACCAAATACAATTTTAAAAAATCGTTTGGACTAGCGATTGATAGTATCATGCAATTTTCCATTAAGCCATTGCGTTTTGCCATCTATATCGGCGTACTGACCGCTTTTATCTCAACAATGTTAGGTGCATATACTTTTTTTGATTATATGTTATTTGATGTGAAACGCACAGGCTATGCCACAACGCTGATTGTGACTATTTTTATGAATTCAATTCAACTTGTTGTGTTAGGCATTATTGGCGAGTACATTGGAAAAATTCATCTTGAAGTGAAAAAACGACCCCTTTATTTTGGAGAATTAGTTGAACATCATCATTAA
- a CDS encoding carbohydrate deacetylase, whose translation MNIIINADDFANSMAMSETICRCFDEGMLTSTSMMINTPYVEDAFEKIRQRPSLRVSLHLNIAEGKPLADTKEIAYLVDEKGFFCKRYETILTHYYFGNVMQKKIIKSAIKAEYAAQITRYATLLGTETIHLDSHQHYHTIPFISDILIELSQELPYQITYVRVPKEPFFLELSSFRDLKNYCGLNIIKHFLLNLFSHQLARKLKAHHITCNTSFIGVLFTGNMTLASIQKALQKCHQEDLIEILLHPGFLAEAEATKWSESPFKTFYTHPHRKEEMEILLSPIFKTFIQSIAGNHYAKHI comes from the coding sequence TTGAACATCATCATTAATGCCGACGATTTTGCCAATTCTATGGCGATGAGTGAAACAATCTGTCGTTGTTTTGATGAAGGCATGCTCACATCAACCAGCATGATGATCAATACCCCTTATGTCGAAGATGCATTCGAAAAAATACGTCAAAGACCCTCTTTAAGAGTCTCTTTGCATCTAAATATTGCTGAGGGAAAACCGCTTGCAGATACCAAAGAAATAGCCTATTTGGTGGATGAAAAAGGATTTTTTTGCAAACGCTATGAAACGATACTCACACATTACTATTTTGGCAATGTGATGCAAAAAAAGATCATCAAATCAGCGATCAAAGCTGAATATGCCGCTCAAATTACACGCTATGCAACATTACTAGGAACTGAGACGATTCATCTTGACTCCCATCAGCACTATCATACAATACCCTTTATCAGCGATATATTGATCGAATTATCGCAAGAATTACCCTACCAAATAACGTATGTTCGTGTGCCGAAAGAGCCTTTTTTTCTTGAACTTTCTTCTTTTCGCGATCTAAAAAATTATTGCGGTCTTAATATCATTAAACATTTTTTGCTCAATCTGTTTTCACATCAGCTAGCACGAAAACTTAAAGCACATCACATTACATGTAATACCTCTTTTATTGGTGTTCTGTTTACGGGAAACATGACCCTTGCTTCCATTCAAAAAGCATTGCAAAAATGTCATCAAGAGGATTTGATTGAGATTTTACTGCATCCTGGATTTTTAGCAGAGGCTGAAGCCACAAAATGGTCAGAATCACCCTTTAAAACCTTTTATACCCATCCTCATCGAAAAGAAGAGATGGAAATTTTACTAAGTCCTATATTTAAAACATTCATACAAAGCATCGCTGGGAATCATTATGCAAAACACATTTAA
- a CDS encoding ArnT family glycosyltransferase — translation MQNTFKNLILALFSLVGARLIVMYYFPLTDSTEARYANTALMMAKLNDWISPYYDYGVPFWGKPPLSFWAEALSYKFLGISDFAPRLPSLFISLVTAWLMYHFVKTLTNTKSALWSVIIYFGMLLSFQLSGAVLTDPFLAFSTTLSLVAFMLFTLKGKRSWEYLFFIGLGLGLLAKGPLALVIVGGILFLWMFPSIKTRFAQLRQLPWIKGTLLMVCISLPWYIIAEMKTPGFLNYFIIGEHFGRFLDAGWHGDKYGYVHKNPHGAIWLMWLAASLPWGLSAFFFGYQSLHQHTQKEVFFKLFKNPILCLLIIWALFLVLFFTLASNVIWTYILPSLPAFAILLALLLNQNEGSLIQKYSKVIAFNIYLVPVVSLIGLVIVAWFPNLVMSEKYLIASYRHHTSSQEPIYFLEKKSFSSMYYMNEPIQTTSLEAFNDLNLSNESHYFVVVNKGDEKHITQQIDLHKVYSSKSYVLYEVKNTFLNIEK, via the coding sequence ATGCAAAACACATTTAAAAACCTCATTCTGGCATTATTCTCTCTTGTAGGTGCTCGTCTTATTGTGATGTATTATTTTCCTTTAACAGACAGTACCGAAGCACGTTATGCCAATACCGCCCTGATGATGGCAAAGCTCAACGATTGGATTAGCCCTTATTATGATTATGGTGTCCCTTTTTGGGGAAAGCCGCCCTTGTCTTTTTGGGCAGAAGCACTCTCCTATAAGTTTTTAGGCATCAGCGATTTTGCGCCACGCCTGCCTTCCTTGTTCATAAGTTTAGTAACCGCTTGGCTGATGTATCACTTTGTCAAAACATTAACAAACACAAAAAGTGCCTTATGGTCCGTTATCATCTATTTTGGTATGCTCCTTTCATTTCAACTGAGTGGCGCTGTATTGACAGACCCTTTTTTAGCATTTAGTACCACCTTGTCCTTGGTCGCTTTTATGCTGTTTACCCTCAAAGGAAAGCGTTCATGGGAATATCTTTTTTTTATTGGGTTAGGATTGGGGCTTCTTGCCAAAGGACCTTTGGCTTTGGTCATTGTAGGAGGAATTCTTTTTTTATGGATGTTCCCTTCCATTAAAACACGTTTTGCACAGCTAAGGCAACTTCCTTGGATAAAAGGTACGCTTTTAATGGTGTGCATTAGCCTTCCTTGGTATATTATTGCAGAAATGAAGACACCTGGATTTTTGAATTATTTTATCATTGGAGAGCATTTTGGTCGCTTTTTAGATGCTGGATGGCATGGCGATAAATACGGCTATGTTCACAAAAATCCACACGGTGCTATTTGGTTGATGTGGTTGGCGGCATCTTTACCATGGGGGTTGAGTGCTTTCTTTTTTGGCTATCAAAGTCTTCATCAGCACACTCAAAAAGAGGTGTTTTTTAAGCTCTTTAAAAATCCTATTTTGTGTTTACTGATCATTTGGGCGCTCTTTTTAGTCCTGTTTTTTACATTGGCAAGTAATGTCATTTGGACCTATATCTTGCCATCACTCCCTGCTTTTGCCATTCTTCTAGCCCTACTGTTAAATCAAAATGAAGGCAGTTTGATTCAAAAATATTCTAAAGTGATCGCTTTTAACATCTATCTTGTACCCGTTGTATCATTGATTGGGTTGGTGATTGTCGCGTGGTTTCCAAACCTTGTGATGAGCGAAAAATATCTTATTGCTTCTTACCGCCATCATACTTCTTCACAAGAGCCTATTTACTTTTTAGAAAAGAAATCTTTTTCCTCCATGTATTACATGAATGAACCGATCCAAACAACTTCTCTTGAAGCATTTAATGATCTCAATCTCTCCAATGAATCGCATTATTTTGTTGTTGTGAACAAAGGAGATGAAAAGCATATTACCCAACAAATAGACTTACATAAAGTTTATAGTAGCAAGAGCTATGTTCTCTATGAAGTAAAAAATACTTTTTTGAATATAGAAAAATAA
- a CDS encoding undecaprenyl-diphosphatase, whose product MMILNIEELNLTWFQSINASANAPELVVNSAKFFAEYVLYALPLFFIFLWFFGTKAQKEIVLKSLLVIFISLCIGQLIIMFFPHPRPFMMGVGRTLIVHAPNASFPSHHMIFFSAVFISHFLAKNYKISLIFFILTLLVAWSRIYLGVHFPFDMIGAFCIVMCVALLLELFWKRIRSIIMNSLILYKHTQK is encoded by the coding sequence ATGATGATTTTAAATATAGAAGAATTAAATTTAACATGGTTTCAGAGTATCAATGCTTCGGCTAATGCTCCAGAATTAGTTGTGAATAGTGCAAAATTTTTTGCGGAATATGTACTTTATGCGCTTCCTCTTTTTTTTATATTTCTTTGGTTTTTTGGCACTAAAGCTCAAAAAGAGATTGTTCTTAAATCACTCTTGGTCATCTTCATTTCACTGTGTATTGGGCAGCTCATTATCATGTTCTTTCCGCATCCACGACCTTTTATGATGGGGGTTGGAAGAACATTGATTGTCCATGCGCCAAACGCTTCATTCCCCAGTCATCATATGATATTTTTTAGTGCTGTATTCATCAGTCATTTTTTGGCAAAAAACTATAAAATTAGCCTGATTTTTTTTATTTTAACGCTTCTTGTCGCTTGGTCTAGGATTTATTTGGGTGTTCATTTCCCCTTCGATATGATCGGAGCATTTTGTATAGTGATGTGTGTTGCACTGTTGCTTGAGCTTTTTTGGAAACGAATCAGAAGCATTATCATGAATTCTTTGATACTTTATAAGCACACCCAAAAGTAA
- a CDS encoding DUF362 domain-containing protein — MKMDTFRLADKLPSELNRRGFLKNSAVVLGAITVCNLGGLEEAPAAPNEKAQVYFTDDISVNGLLKIYAKVNQNITGKTAIKLHSGEPHGPNLLPIELITGLQATIPNSTIVECNVLYESPRQHTQSHLETLKINGFDFCPVDIMDAEGDAILPIFGTKELLAKWEDSPKRPFEDGTHLSEIAVGKNLLNYDSLLVYTHFKGHTMGGFGGSLKNIAIGCASGQVGKLQIHEKGWKGGKLFLERMVEAGKGISDHFGPRITYINVLKNISVDCDCDAHGKKPTCRDIGIVASTDILAIDKASIDLVYALPQTELKDIKERIETRNGLHQLEYMKLLRMGKEHYDLINLG; from the coding sequence ATGAAAATGGATACATTTAGATTGGCTGACAAGCTCCCCTCTGAACTTAATCGCCGTGGTTTTTTAAAAAACAGTGCTGTTGTACTTGGCGCTATTACAGTATGTAATTTAGGAGGTCTAGAAGAGGCTCCTGCGGCACCTAATGAAAAGGCACAAGTTTATTTTACTGATGATATTAGTGTCAACGGGCTACTCAAAATTTATGCCAAAGTCAACCAAAACATAACGGGTAAAACGGCAATAAAACTCCACTCTGGTGAACCACATGGTCCAAATTTACTACCCATTGAGCTTATCACAGGATTACAAGCTACCATTCCAAACAGCACCATTGTTGAATGCAATGTTCTTTATGAAAGCCCTAGGCAACATACCCAGAGCCATCTGGAAACACTTAAAATTAATGGATTTGATTTTTGTCCTGTTGATATTATGGATGCTGAAGGAGATGCAATACTTCCTATATTTGGTACGAAAGAACTGCTTGCGAAATGGGAAGACTCCCCTAAGCGTCCTTTTGAAGATGGAACACATCTTAGCGAAATAGCCGTAGGTAAAAACCTGTTAAATTATGATTCACTTTTAGTCTATACACACTTTAAAGGGCATACGATGGGTGGTTTTGGCGGGTCTTTGAAAAATATTGCTATCGGTTGCGCATCGGGACAAGTGGGGAAGCTCCAAATCCATGAAAAAGGATGGAAAGGTGGAAAATTATTTTTAGAACGTATGGTAGAAGCAGGTAAAGGTATTAGCGATCATTTTGGCCCACGTATCACTTATATTAATGTGTTAAAAAATATATCTGTCGATTGTGATTGCGATGCACATGGCAAAAAACCTACCTGTAGGGATATCGGTATTGTCGCTTCAACTGATATTCTTGCTATTGATAAGGCTTCGATAGATCTTGTCTACGCACTACCTCAAACAGAACTCAAAGATATTAAAGAACGTATTGAAACGCGTAATGGTCTACATCAACTTGAATACATGAAATTGCTTAGGATGGGGAAAGAGCATTATGATCTTATCAATCTTGGATAA
- a CDS encoding nucleoside 2-deoxyribosyltransferase, which translates to MQKIYLAGPEVFLPNATEVGKAHKHLCQQYGYEGLFPLDNTISGNTPKKIAEAIRQANEAMIRTCDIVIANLSPFRGPEPDSGTVWEVGFAQGLGKKVIAYSTDLRTHKEKTQSILNLGNANYDALGMAIEDFGLTHNLMFSPIVIANSFEASLQYLAQNGL; encoded by the coding sequence ATGCAAAAAATTTATCTTGCAGGTCCTGAAGTTTTTTTACCCAATGCTACTGAAGTTGGCAAAGCACATAAGCACCTGTGTCAGCAGTATGGTTATGAAGGACTTTTCCCACTTGATAACACTATTTCAGGAAATACCCCCAAGAAGATAGCAGAAGCAATTCGTCAGGCCAATGAAGCAATGATACGTACATGTGACATCGTTATTGCCAATCTCTCCCCATTCAGAGGGCCAGAACCAGACAGTGGCACGGTTTGGGAAGTAGGTTTTGCGCAAGGACTAGGTAAAAAAGTTATAGCCTATTCTACAGACCTTCGCACCCATAAAGAAAAAACTCAATCCATCCTCAACTTAGGAAATGCAAACTATGATGCTTTGGGTATGGCAATTGAAGATTTTGGACTGACGCACAATCTCATGTTTTCACCTATCGTCATTGCAAATAGCTTTGAAGCTTCTCTTCAATACCTTGCACAAAATGGCTTATAA
- a CDS encoding aldehyde dehydrogenase family protein: MAYSRPTYKPRYENFIGGEWVAPLSGEYFDNLSPVDGEFLTKIPRSSEADVDAAVAAGVKAFETYKHTSVIERSTLLNKIADAIEANLEALAIAETLDNGKAIRETLNADVPLVVDHFRYFASVIRAESGTVSDLDENTISQEIHEPLGVVAQIIPWNFPLLMAAWKIAPAIAAGNCVVLKPASATPMSILILMETIQNILPKGVVNIINGAGGKIGKHLATHPDIKKVGFTGETTTGQLIMQYATENIIPSTLELGGKSPNVFFESIMAKDDEFFDKAIEGLVLFAFNSGEVCTCPSRALIQESIYEPFMKRVLERVKAITQENPLDPATKMGAQASVNQKEKILDYIRIGKEEGAECLIGGAEYKNKTFPKGNYIQPTIFKGHNKMRIFQEEIFGPVLCVTTFKDEAEALAIANDTIYGLGSGVWSRDAHQLHSMSRGIEAGRVWVNCYHLYPSHASFGGYKKSGIGRETHMMMLNAYRHTKNILTSFNKNKLGFF; the protein is encoded by the coding sequence ATGGCATATTCAAGACCTACATACAAACCTCGTTATGAGAACTTTATCGGCGGCGAGTGGGTTGCTCCACTTAGCGGTGAATATTTTGACAATCTTTCCCCTGTTGATGGTGAATTTCTAACTAAAATCCCTCGTTCATCTGAAGCAGATGTTGATGCAGCAGTTGCAGCTGGCGTTAAAGCGTTTGAAACCTATAAACATACCTCCGTTATTGAACGAAGCACATTACTTAACAAAATTGCTGACGCTATCGAAGCCAATTTAGAAGCTCTTGCTATTGCAGAAACACTCGACAATGGTAAAGCGATTCGTGAAACTCTCAATGCAGACGTTCCTTTAGTTGTGGATCACTTTAGATATTTCGCTTCTGTTATTCGAGCAGAATCAGGAACCGTTTCAGATTTGGATGAAAACACAATTTCCCAAGAAATTCATGAACCACTCGGTGTTGTTGCGCAAATCATTCCATGGAACTTCCCACTCTTGATGGCAGCATGGAAAATTGCTCCTGCTATTGCTGCTGGTAATTGCGTTGTTTTGAAACCAGCAAGTGCGACACCAATGTCTATTTTAATTTTGATGGAAACCATTCAAAATATATTGCCAAAAGGCGTTGTTAACATTATCAATGGTGCAGGTGGAAAGATTGGTAAACACCTTGCAACGCATCCTGACATCAAAAAAGTAGGCTTTACCGGTGAAACGACGACAGGTCAACTTATCATGCAATACGCTACTGAAAACATCATCCCTTCGACATTGGAACTCGGTGGTAAATCGCCTAACGTTTTCTTTGAATCTATCATGGCAAAAGACGATGAATTTTTTGACAAAGCGATTGAAGGACTTGTTTTATTTGCCTTTAATAGTGGTGAAGTCTGCACATGCCCATCACGTGCCCTCATCCAAGAGTCTATTTATGAGCCGTTTATGAAACGTGTTTTAGAGCGTGTAAAAGCAATCACTCAAGAAAATCCTCTTGATCCAGCAACTAAAATGGGAGCACAAGCTTCTGTCAATCAAAAAGAGAAAATCTTAGATTACATCCGCATTGGTAAAGAAGAAGGTGCAGAGTGCCTCATCGGTGGTGCAGAATACAAAAACAAAACCTTCCCAAAAGGAAATTACATTCAACCTACTATCTTCAAAGGTCACAACAAAATGCGTATCTTCCAAGAAGAGATTTTTGGACCCGTACTATGTGTCACAACCTTTAAAGATGAAGCGGAAGCACTTGCCATTGCCAATGACACAATTTATGGTCTAGGCTCAGGCGTTTGGTCAAGGGATGCGCATCAACTTCATAGCATGTCACGCGGCATTGAAGCGGGACGTGTATGGGTAAACTGCTACCATCTCTACCCATCTCATGCCTCTTTTGGTGGTTATAAAAAATCAGGTATCGGACGTGAAACACACATGATGATGCTTAACGCTTATAGACACACCAAAAATATCTTGACATCATTCAATAAAAATAAACTCGGATTTTTCTAA
- a CDS encoding DUF779 domain-containing protein — protein sequence MTIHRLTATSEALKVIEMLKNEYGELVFNQSGGCCDGTAPMCYEKKDFHVPSRNIKMGEVGGCEFFIDKDQFEYFRYSQIVLDVKEEKAAFGNSFSLEIDEGYQFITRSRIFSDEENKLLAEQEK from the coding sequence ATGACTATTCATCGACTTACTGCAACCTCTGAAGCTCTCAAAGTTATCGAAATGCTTAAAAATGAATATGGCGAACTCGTTTTCAACCAAAGTGGTGGCTGTTGCGATGGCACAGCACCGATGTGTTATGAAAAAAAAGACTTTCATGTTCCCTCACGCAATATTAAAATGGGCGAAGTCGGAGGATGTGAGTTTTTTATCGATAAAGACCAATTCGAATACTTTCGTTATTCTCAAATTGTCCTAGATGTGAAAGAAGAAAAAGCCGCTTTTGGAAACTCCTTTTCATTGGAAATTGATGAAGGGTATCAGTTTATTACACGTTCGCGTATCTTTAGTGATGAAGAAAACAAACTTTTAGCAGAACAAGAGAAGTGA
- a CDS encoding phosphoglycerate dehydrogenase: MKIAVITPLFSRSSELMNELTFHFPDVKNNADNRLKTKKDIIAFLQDMDGAIVGREEIDDEILSACPKLTILSRYGVGLDNLDLDTMKKRGVKLGWSGGTNSNSVAEITLSLMLSLIRNLHIATTLLKQHVWKVNGGSELTGKTIGLFGFGNIAKRVIELLAPFHCTILVFNRTQNEAEAQKYGITFASKERILEEADIISIHLPLTSESKNLFSTAEFKAMKKSAFIINTARGGIIDEEALKVALKGGEIAGAGLEAFLVEPTQDWELIDLPNLVCTPHLGGNSKESILAMGYSCIEHLKAHFTH; the protein is encoded by the coding sequence ATGAAAATTGCTGTTATCACACCCCTCTTTTCTCGCTCATCCGAACTCATGAATGAACTTACATTTCATTTTCCAGATGTTAAAAACAACGCCGACAACAGATTGAAAACCAAAAAAGATATCATCGCTTTTTTGCAAGACATGGATGGTGCCATTGTTGGTCGTGAAGAGATAGACGATGAGATATTAAGCGCTTGTCCAAAACTCACAATACTCTCCCGTTATGGTGTAGGACTGGACAATTTAGATCTTGATACAATGAAAAAAAGAGGTGTCAAACTCGGTTGGAGTGGTGGAACAAACAGTAACTCAGTTGCAGAAATTACTTTGAGTCTCATGCTCTCGCTCATTCGAAACTTACACATAGCCACAACACTTCTTAAACAGCATGTTTGGAAAGTTAACGGAGGCAGCGAGCTCACAGGAAAAACCATTGGCCTTTTTGGCTTTGGCAACATTGCAAAGCGTGTCATAGAGCTTTTAGCCCCTTTTCACTGTACCATTTTGGTCTTTAATCGTACTCAAAATGAAGCAGAAGCCCAAAAATATGGCATTACCTTTGCCAGTAAAGAACGCATCTTAGAAGAAGCAGACATCATCTCCATTCATCTGCCACTTACATCGGAGAGTAAAAATCTCTTCTCAACAGCCGAATTTAAAGCGATGAAAAAGAGTGCGTTTATTATCAACACAGCCCGTGGCGGTATCATCGATGAAGAAGCCCTCAAAGTGGCACTCAAAGGTGGTGAAATTGCAGGCGCTGGTCTGGAAGCTTTTTTGGTTGAACCAACACAAGATTGGGAACTGATCGATCTACCGAACCTTGTCTGTACTCCCCATCTTGGTGGTAACTCAAAAGAGAGTATCTTGGCGATGGGATATAGCTGTATTGAGCATCTTAAAGCTCATTTTACACATTAA
- a CDS encoding SHOCT domain-containing protein produces the protein MYGYEWMGHGFFMPWMIVFPIMLLVFFMVMRGGRSSCHHREKEDEALEIARKRFARGEIDEEAFEKIKEKLNA, from the coding sequence ATGTATGGATATGAATGGATGGGGCACGGGTTTTTTATGCCGTGGATGATTGTATTTCCCATTATGCTTTTAGTGTTTTTTATGGTGATGCGAGGTGGTAGATCGTCTTGCCATCATCGCGAGAAGGAAGATGAAGCGTTAGAGATCGCCCGTAAGCGTTTTGCACGCGGAGAGATCGACGAAGAGGCTTTTGAAAAGATCAAAGAGAAGCTCAACGCTTAA